AATACGGAGGATTCCAAGATTCCACTGGTGGCATTTTTGTGTGAGTTCCACCTAACTGAGTCGAAATTTTATCCAATGACATACTGCTCCCCTTGTTCAAACTTTTCAATTTTCCAAATGCGATAAGGTAACTGTATTAAGCGATAAGTAAATTTCCTTATAACTATTATCGTGCTAACTTAATGCTTGATACATTTTTTTAACATTTACTACCGTTAACGTATTACGATTTGTAGTAATTATCGTAAGTTATCTTACAAGGAAAGATCTTTTATGTCACAAATCCTATCAAAGACTAAGCTAAGTTTAATAGTCTCTTCTGCCCTGCTAATAGCAGCGTGCAGCAATCAAAATAATGAAGCAACAAATGCCATGAACGATATTACCGCGCCTATAGCTAAAAAAGTTCCCCATAAAATGGTTATTCATAATCATACGCGTGTCGATGATTATTACTGGATGCGTGACGATAGTCGTAAAAATCCAGAGGTTTTAGCACATTTAGCCGCAGAAAATGATTATATGAAAGCCCAGCTTCAGCATACTGAAGCAATGCAAGAAAAGATCTTTCAAGAGATTAAAGCGCGTATTGAAAAAGACGATAGTTCAGTACCAACCAAAAAAGGTTATTTTTACTACGCGAGTCAAATGCAAGGTGAAAATGAATACCCTATATACGTAAGATCATCTGATTTTTCAGGCAGTAATCTTGAAGTATTACTTAACGTCAATGAATTAGCCAAAGCACACGATTATTATCAAGTAAGTGGTTTAAGTGCTAGTCCAGATGGCAAGCTACTCGCTTACGGAGAAGATACCGTTAGTCGTCGAATTTATACCGTACAATTCAAAGATATCGCGGGTAAAACATTACTTGATGACAGACTTGAAGGTACCAATGGTGGCATTGTTTGGGGTAATGACAATAAAACCGTGTATTACATCAAAAAAGATCCACAAACCTTGTTAGGTTACCAAGTATTTCGTCATACCTTAGGCACCCCCCAAGCGACCGATGAAATGGTCTATGAAGAAAGCAATAAAGCTTATTATACCGGCCTGAGTAAATCTAAAGATGGCAGCAGTGTCTTTATTTGGCATTCAAGTACCGAAGCAAGCGGAGTTTCAGTTATTGATGCTGATAATGCCAAAGCAATGCCTAAAAAATTCATTGAACGTGAAGAAGGTCATGAATACTCTATCTCTAAGATGAATGACTGGTATTACATCAATACTAACTGGCAAGCGACTAACTTTCGTTTAATGAAAGTAAATAAAAAGCACCTTGGTGATAAAACACAATGGCAAGATGTGATTCCAGCAAATGATGCAGTTAAGCTTGAGGATTATGAATTATTTGCTAATCACCTTGTTTATCAACAACGTGAAAATGGCATTAGCCGATTGACTATTCAAGAATTATCAAGCGGGAAAAAGCAACAACTTAGCTTTAATGATACTGCGTACACCTTATCGCTATACGGTAATAATGAATTGAAAAATAATAAATTACGCCTTTATTACACTAGTTTTACTACGCCAGGAACACATTACGATGTGGACTTAAATACCCTTGATAAGACGCAATTAAAGCAAGCAAAAGTATTGGGTGATTTTGACAGTAATAATTATGCCTCTGAGCGTATTTTTGTTAAAGCTCGAGATGGTAAAAAAGTACCGGTTTCTTTAGTTTATCGTAAAGATAAATTCAAAAAAGATGGCACTAACCCATTATACCAATATGCCTATGGTTCATACGGGCACACAATCGATCCTTCTTTTTCAGTGAGTCGATTAAGCCTATTAGACCGTGGTTTTGTCTATGCTGTTGCGCATATCCGCGGGTCAGAAATGCTGGGACGTCCTTGGTATGAAGACGGTAAGAAGTTAACAAAAATGAATACCTTTACTGATTTCATTGATGTCACTAAAGACTTAACAGCACAAGGTTACGGCGATAAAGAAAATGTCTTCGCAGTTGGTGGTAGTGCTGGCGGTTTACTCATGGGCGCAGTTATTAATATGGCTCCAGAGCAATACAAAGGCATTGCCGCAGCAGTACCATTTGTTGATGTAGTAACGACTATGCTTGATGAAAGTATTCCACTAACAACCAATGAGTTCAAAGAATGGGGTAACCCAAAAGAAAAAACTTATTATGATTATATGTTGTCCTATTCACCTTATGATCAAGTGAAAGCACAAGACTACCCTAACATTCTAGTTACTACAGGATTGCATGACTCTCAAGTACAATACTTCGAGCCAATGAAGTGGGTCGCTAAGTTACGTGATTATAAAACTGATGATAATTTATTATTGTTTAAAACTGATATGGAAGCTGGACACGGTGGTGCTTCTGGCCGCTTTAAACGCATTCATGATACCGCTTTACAATATAGCTTCTTCATTGACTTGCTTAATAAGAGTTAATCAATTCAGTTAGCTTAAATTATCTTCATCTTAGACACATCTGGGTGAAGATAATTATTTCTCACTTACCCATCCCCAAACTTATCGGACTATACCCAAGCCATTTCCTTTACTAATGACATTAGTATTAATATTCTTTATATTAATACATCCGATGAACTACCGATGCATGTGTCAATGAAGACTTTCCTCCAGCTATCTTTTATAAGTATGCTATGCATCAGTCATCAAAGTTTTGCTGACCATAGCCCCAATGCTCTACAAGTGAGGACCATTGCAATTGCACCCTATGGTATCGATGACTCAGGAAAACTAAGCGGTATCTACTATGAGCTAACGCATTCATTACTTATCAAGAGTGGCTTAGCGTCAGAGCATCATATATTTCCCTACGGCCGGATAATACATGAACTAAAATTGGGTAAAACAGATCTCACCATCATGTTCAAATATAAAGAGCTCGCCAATTACGTTGATTATATTCACCCACTTCCAGCGTTAAAAAATGTCGTCATTGGTCGCCATGGCCATGATTATCAGAATATTGAACAACTAGAAGGCTTGAACATAGCTTACCTAAACGGTGCAAAGTTTAGCTATGAGGTAGATAATAACCCTAAGATTCATAAACAAATTGTGGTAGATTTTAATCAAGGTTTATTGATGTTAAAGAAAGGTCGTGTTGACGCAATCATAGGGCCTATGAAGCCTATTATCAGTGGTGCAAAACAATTAGGTCTAAGTAAAAGTTTTTTTGGTAAACCCCTTATTGTTTCTGAACGAACTCCTTGGTTACAGTTATCGAAACAAAGTAAAAGTCATATTTCCGCCGAAAAGATAAAAGCAACATTCAGTAAAATGATTGCTCAAGGTGCATTAGAGAACCTTCAATTAAAGTACCAATAAAACCTCCTTAAATTGATTAATTCGTCTTTGGAAATCGCAATTCTGTATACTGTGTAAACTTATGTAATGTCGCTATTATCATCCAGCATCTTTGATTACACTATAGTCATGAGTTATTTTTTAACATGAGTTAATCACTTTATGACACGTCGATTTCGACTACTGCTTCCATTATTCTCAAGCCTGTTATTATTAGCTTGCAGTAGCACTTCACAAGTAGATGAAAAATTAAAAGACCTTCCTCTTCCCAAAAACTGGCAAGATAGCCAACAAGCCTTGGCCGTTGAACATAATTGGTTATCTGAACTTGATAACTTACAAGTTCATCAATTAGTAAAAAAGGCATTAGCGGCTAACCATCAATTTGCCATGCAAGCTTACACACTCGAAATAGCCGAACAGCAACTTATCATCTCGGGTAGCCAACTTTGGCCAGAGCTTGATCTAGCATTTCGTAGTGGCCGTAATAAAGACAATCAAACCGATAGTTATTCAAACAGTAACTCAGTTAACTTGAATTTAAGCTATGAAGTGGATATTTGGGGCAAGTTATCTGATGCCGATCGCATGACTAATTATAACTATCTCGCGCAAAAAGCCACTTTTGAGCAATACAAGCAGCAGCTTGTTGTCAACGTATTAACAACTTGGTTTCGCGTGATTGAGGCAGAAAAATTGCTCGCCCTTTATCGCAGCAGAGTTGCAAATTCTCAGCAGAATTTAGCTATCATTGAAGCAGGCTATAATTCAGGGTTAACCGCTGCACTTGATGTCTACTTAACACGTAACGATTTGAACAACGAGTTAACGAGAGTATCAGAGCAAGAAACAGAAAGAACCAAACTAATTAGACAGCTTGAACGCTTGATTGGTGAATATCCGAAAGGCGAGCTTTTAGTCAATGCTAACTTACCTTTACTCACCACAGACATTCCTGTTGGCTTACCGTCAGAACTAATCAGCCGAAAGCCAGAATTAAAAGCCAGTTGGTATCAATTGTTATCGCAAGATGCCGGCTTAGCTTATGCGCATAAACAACGTTTTCCTAGCATTGTATTATCAGGTTCGATCGGTGACTCTACCGCAGACATTGGTGACTTACTCTCTGGTTCTTCATTGGCATGGTCACTACTGGGCAGTGTCTCAGCACCCATTTTTAATGCTGGGCGCCTGAAAGCAAATGAAGAAAAAGCCCGTATAGAACTCAAACAAGGTGAACAGTTGTACCTTGATACTTTATATAACGCTTTTAGTGATGTTGAAAATGCTATCACCACTGAAAAGAACTTAAAGAACAGTTATTACACCATGTTGGCCGCACAAGAAAATGCAAAAATCGCCTCCACATTATCTTTCGAACAATACCAAAGTGGTTTAGTTACCTATACCACGGTGCTTGATGCGCAAAACCGTTCTTTTGAAGCACAATCGACACTGATAAAAATTAAAAACCAACTCATTGCCAATAGAATCAATTTACATCTTTCCTTGGGTGGCGACTTCACCACGCCGTCACTTGAAAATAAGGCCGAATAACCATGTCTCTCATCATTGAAAAGAAAATCCCTAACTATAGAAAAATATTATTGCCGGTCATTATTATCATTGCCACCTTAGTATTAATGATGGTTATTTTTAAAAACCCACCAACAAGTAACCGTGGAACGCCTTCAAAAGCACCGCAAATGACAGTGGAAATCATCACACTTACACCTCAAACCTATCAAGTGATGGTACAAAGTTTTGGTACCGTCAAACCAAGAACTCAAAGTGTGCTTTTCGCCCAAGTTTCAGGACAAATTAATTACGTAAGTAAACAATTTAGAGCGGGTGGTTTTTTCGAGCAAGGTGACATATTAATCCAACTTGATGATAGAGATCATCGCGCTGAAGTTAACATTGCTCAAGCAAGTCTAATGTCAGCCAAACAAATTTTACAAGAAGAAGACGCACGGGTAAAACAAGCCAAAGCAGACTGGAAAAGGCTTGGCAATGGTAAAGCGCCTAATGCATTAGTATTACGTCAACCACAATATGAATCGGCAAAAGCGCAAGTACTTTCTGCAGAAGCTCAGCTGGATAAAGTAAAATTATCGCTAGAACGGACAAGTATTGTTGCACCTTACGCCGGCCGTATATTAAAGAAAAATGTTGATATTGGTCAGGTGATTTCAAGTAATACCCAGTTAGCCGATATTTTTGCTGTTGATTATGTCGAGATTCGCCTACCGATAAAAAACAAAGACTTACCGCTAATGAAATTGCCTGAAGAGTACCGCAATGCTCATGAGCAGTCCGAAACTAGTCGTTCTAACAGTAATAATACTGATAACAATAACTCTATGATTAGTAATGTTGTTATTTCGTCTGATCTGATGGGCGATCAAGTATGGCAGGGAAAGATTGTTCGTACTGAAAGCGCCATTGATGAAGTATCGCAGCAACTCTATGTCGTGGCACAAATTATTCGCCCATACGACGGCGAGTATAATCAAGGTGCGCAAATAAAAATGGGCCAATATGTGACTGCGGAAATTACCGGGCGAGAAGTCGACAATGCCTTAGTAATACCGAGCAGTGCCATTTATCAAGGCAGCTATGTGTATATAGTTGAAGACGGCTTATTGATGCGTAAAGAGATTAAATTAGGATGGCAAAACGGTACTGAGTCTATCGTCACGCAAGGATTAATCGCGGGTGACCAGTTAGTACTAACCTCATTAGGGCAAGTCAGTTCAGGCACACCGGTTGCCATTGCAGGTCGAACGCCTAGCAAAAAATCAAAAAGCCCTAAAGAGCGCCGTCAAAAATCAGAGCAAGTAGCCAAAAAATCAACCACAACACCTGTTACTAAGGTGAATAACTAATGATTGCTTGGTTCGCACGAAATCATGTTGCCGCCAACTTACTATTAATTACCATTTTAATAGCAGGTTTATTTAGTTTATCTAATCGCATTCCGCTAGAAGTATTTCCCTCTTTTGCCACCGACCGCATTAACGTTAATGTGTCATTACGCGGCGCGACTCCAGAAGATGTAGAAAAAAGCATATCTATACGCATAGAAGAAGCAGTGCAAGATTTAGAAGGCGTTAAACAAATTGCTAGTAGATCACAAGAAGGCTCTTCAGCGGTCAATATCGAAGTTGAGTCAGGCTACGACCCTCGCGAGATGCTCGCCGATATAAAAAGCCGTGTTGACGAAATAAATACTTTTCCTGCTGATGCAGAAAAACCCGTAGTCTCTTTAGCGACACGTAAACGTGAAGTTATTGCCGTGACTATTGCCAGCATCTATAGCGAGAAAGAAACGCGTGAATTCGCTGAAAAAGTCAGAGATGATTTATTAAAAATACCCGCGATTACCCAAGTGGAACTCAGTGGTGTGCGCGACTACGAAATATCGATTGAAGTACCTCAAGATAAATTACGTCAATATGATTTAACCATAGCGAAAATATCTTCTGCTATTTCAGATTCAAGTACTGATATTTCTGCTGGTAATTTAAAAACCAAAGGTGGTGATATTCTGTTGCGCTCAAAAGGCCAAGCCTATCGCAAAGACGAGTTTGAAAAAATAGCCATTAAAACGAATGTTGATGGTTCTATCATTCGCCTAAGTGATATTGCCATCATCAAAGATGACTTTGAAGAAACCCCTGTTCGTACTCGTTTCAACGGTAAACAAGCCGCATTTATAGATGTTTATCGAATCGGTCAACAAAGCGCGATTGACGTTGCCGATGCCGTAAGAACCTATATTAATGATCAACAAAGTACATTGCCTGTAGGCGTTGAATTAAGTTTTTGGGATGACGATTCTCAAATCGTGAAAAATCGTATTTCGACATTAACAACCAGTGCCTTACAAGGCGGTATCTTAGTACTAGCCTTATTAACCTTGTTCCTCAGACCCTCCATTGCCTTCTGGGTATTTATTGGCATTCCGATTTCTTTTATGGGCGCCTTTATTATGATGCCGGTGTTTGGTGTCACCTTAAATATCATGAGTTTGTTTGGCTTTATCTTGGTATTGGGTATTGTGGTCGATGATGCCATTGTCACCGGAGAAAATATTTATACTCATCTAAAAACGTCAGAATCAGGTGAAATGGCAGCCATTCGTGGCACCGAAGAAGTTGCCACACCAGTAACTTTTGGTGTATTAACAACCGTAGCAGCATTTCTGCCACTGGCCTTTATTGAAGGTGCACGTGGCGCTTTATTTGCGCAAATTCCAGTGATCGTTATTCCGGTATTGATATTCTCTTTAATAGAATCAAAATTCGTTTTGCCTTCGCATTTAAAACACTTGAAACTACGTTCAGAAAAAGAAAAACAATCAAAGTTTAGTCAACTACAGCAATCATTCGCTGATGGTTTCGAGCAAGCGATAATCCGTTTTTACCAGCCCTTATTGAAACGTGCCATAAGCAACAAGACCACCACCTTAGTTGGTTTTGTCGGCGTTTTCTTAGTTATTCTTGCCCTTATTATGAGTGGTTGGACTAAGTTTATATTCTTTCCGCGAATCCCTAGTGAAACCGTAAGAGCAACACTAACCCTACCTGCAGGTACACCATTTGAAGTAACCAATAAGTATATTATTAAAATGGCTGAAAAAGCAGATGAGCTGAAACAGAAATATATTGAGCCATCAACTAACA
The DNA window shown above is from Colwellia psychrerythraea 34H and carries:
- a CDS encoding S9 family peptidase is translated as MSQILSKTKLSLIVSSALLIAACSNQNNEATNAMNDITAPIAKKVPHKMVIHNHTRVDDYYWMRDDSRKNPEVLAHLAAENDYMKAQLQHTEAMQEKIFQEIKARIEKDDSSVPTKKGYFYYASQMQGENEYPIYVRSSDFSGSNLEVLLNVNELAKAHDYYQVSGLSASPDGKLLAYGEDTVSRRIYTVQFKDIAGKTLLDDRLEGTNGGIVWGNDNKTVYYIKKDPQTLLGYQVFRHTLGTPQATDEMVYEESNKAYYTGLSKSKDGSSVFIWHSSTEASGVSVIDADNAKAMPKKFIEREEGHEYSISKMNDWYYINTNWQATNFRLMKVNKKHLGDKTQWQDVIPANDAVKLEDYELFANHLVYQQRENGISRLTIQELSSGKKQQLSFNDTAYTLSLYGNNELKNNKLRLYYTSFTTPGTHYDVDLNTLDKTQLKQAKVLGDFDSNNYASERIFVKARDGKKVPVSLVYRKDKFKKDGTNPLYQYAYGSYGHTIDPSFSVSRLSLLDRGFVYAVAHIRGSEMLGRPWYEDGKKLTKMNTFTDFIDVTKDLTAQGYGDKENVFAVGGSAGGLLMGAVINMAPEQYKGIAAAVPFVDVVTTMLDESIPLTTNEFKEWGNPKEKTYYDYMLSYSPYDQVKAQDYPNILVTTGLHDSQVQYFEPMKWVAKLRDYKTDDNLLLFKTDMEAGHGGASGRFKRIHDTALQYSFFIDLLNKS
- a CDS encoding substrate-binding periplasmic protein codes for the protein MKTFLQLSFISMLCISHQSFADHSPNALQVRTIAIAPYGIDDSGKLSGIYYELTHSLLIKSGLASEHHIFPYGRIIHELKLGKTDLTIMFKYKELANYVDYIHPLPALKNVVIGRHGHDYQNIEQLEGLNIAYLNGAKFSYEVDNNPKIHKQIVVDFNQGLLMLKKGRVDAIIGPMKPIISGAKQLGLSKSFFGKPLIVSERTPWLQLSKQSKSHISAEKIKATFSKMIAQGALENLQLKYQ
- a CDS encoding TolC family protein is translated as MTRRFRLLLPLFSSLLLLACSSTSQVDEKLKDLPLPKNWQDSQQALAVEHNWLSELDNLQVHQLVKKALAANHQFAMQAYTLEIAEQQLIISGSQLWPELDLAFRSGRNKDNQTDSYSNSNSVNLNLSYEVDIWGKLSDADRMTNYNYLAQKATFEQYKQQLVVNVLTTWFRVIEAEKLLALYRSRVANSQQNLAIIEAGYNSGLTAALDVYLTRNDLNNELTRVSEQETERTKLIRQLERLIGEYPKGELLVNANLPLLTTDIPVGLPSELISRKPELKASWYQLLSQDAGLAYAHKQRFPSIVLSGSIGDSTADIGDLLSGSSLAWSLLGSVSAPIFNAGRLKANEEKARIELKQGEQLYLDTLYNAFSDVENAITTEKNLKNSYYTMLAAQENAKIASTLSFEQYQSGLVTYTTVLDAQNRSFEAQSTLIKIKNQLIANRINLHLSLGGDFTTPSLENKAE
- a CDS encoding efflux RND transporter periplasmic adaptor subunit, which translates into the protein MSLIIEKKIPNYRKILLPVIIIIATLVLMMVIFKNPPTSNRGTPSKAPQMTVEIITLTPQTYQVMVQSFGTVKPRTQSVLFAQVSGQINYVSKQFRAGGFFEQGDILIQLDDRDHRAEVNIAQASLMSAKQILQEEDARVKQAKADWKRLGNGKAPNALVLRQPQYESAKAQVLSAEAQLDKVKLSLERTSIVAPYAGRILKKNVDIGQVISSNTQLADIFAVDYVEIRLPIKNKDLPLMKLPEEYRNAHEQSETSRSNSNNTDNNNSMISNVVISSDLMGDQVWQGKIVRTESAIDEVSQQLYVVAQIIRPYDGEYNQGAQIKMGQYVTAEITGREVDNALVIPSSAIYQGSYVYIVEDGLLMRKEIKLGWQNGTESIVTQGLIAGDQLVLTSLGQVSSGTPVAIAGRTPSKKSKSPKERRQKSEQVAKKSTTTPVTKVNN
- a CDS encoding efflux RND transporter permease subunit — encoded protein: MIAWFARNHVAANLLLITILIAGLFSLSNRIPLEVFPSFATDRINVNVSLRGATPEDVEKSISIRIEEAVQDLEGVKQIASRSQEGSSAVNIEVESGYDPREMLADIKSRVDEINTFPADAEKPVVSLATRKREVIAVTIASIYSEKETREFAEKVRDDLLKIPAITQVELSGVRDYEISIEVPQDKLRQYDLTIAKISSAISDSSTDISAGNLKTKGGDILLRSKGQAYRKDEFEKIAIKTNVDGSIIRLSDIAIIKDDFEETPVRTRFNGKQAAFIDVYRIGQQSAIDVADAVRTYINDQQSTLPVGVELSFWDDDSQIVKNRISTLTTSALQGGILVLALLTLFLRPSIAFWVFIGIPISFMGAFIMMPVFGVTLNIMSLFGFILVLGIVVDDAIVTGENIYTHLKTSESGEMAAIRGTEEVATPVTFGVLTTVAAFLPLAFIEGARGALFAQIPVIVIPVLIFSLIESKFVLPSHLKHLKLRSEKEKQSKFSQLQQSFADGFEQAIIRFYQPLLKRAISNKTTTLVGFVGVFLVILALIMSGWTKFIFFPRIPSETVRATLTLPAGTPFEVTNKYIIKMAEKADELKQKYIEPSTNSSVIINILATTGGRGGASNSGSVRFEITPPESRELAISSSELVREWRNLIGPIPGSESITFRAEIGRSSDPIHVQFKASSLDTLKEITDKVKLRLATYPTVFDIADSLSNGKEELQIELTEQGKALGLTRVSISNQVRRSFFGSQVQRIQRGRDDVRVMVRLPIEERRTMADLEDILVVTPSGGSVPLSHVAKLIPGKSPSTISRIDRYRTANVSADVEKSNTNMTVLQADLKSYLDELIVQYPGVSHSLEGEAKEQRESFGSLGWALGFVFFIIYALLAIPFKSYIQPIIVMSIIPFGMIGAVIGHWIMGMELTIMSLLGMLALIGVVVNDSLVLVDFINKKRSEGGELMEAVLTAGAARFRPVMLTSLTTFIGLMPLLFEQSTQAQFLIPMAVSLGFGILFATFITLILVPVNYLIVERLKSLFSSESPIDQQNIAAQA